The following proteins are encoded in a genomic region of Gimesia algae:
- a CDS encoding ABC transporter ATP-binding protein, with protein sequence MSVAAIKIDQVQKQFGKNVVLENVSLEIPRGQTLALLGRNGAGKTTLIRMLLGLLKPDAGSIQVDDCDPTREAIELRRRVGYLAEDQTMYGWMTAVELTHFLNPFYPAWNQSLADDYLERFDIPRHQRIERLSKGQNVKLGLTLALAHEPNVVILDDPALGLDTIARKEFNRDLIEHLQAAGRTVLFSSHLLDEVEAVADAVAILDGGRIIRQSATETLRSEVKRFVLNSVEIAGVTPPPGLLDVRVWESQFVVTVDGAERFVEQLNSLGIEHEIVELSLDEIFESFVIGRTQAWPQAGMPVVV encoded by the coding sequence GTGTCAGTAGCAGCTATCAAAATTGATCAGGTCCAAAAACAGTTTGGTAAGAATGTCGTACTGGAAAATGTTTCACTGGAGATTCCCCGCGGGCAGACATTGGCTTTGCTCGGCAGAAATGGCGCTGGTAAGACGACACTGATTCGCATGTTGTTGGGATTGCTCAAGCCGGATGCCGGTTCAATACAAGTGGATGACTGCGATCCCACGAGAGAAGCGATCGAGTTGCGTCGCCGGGTCGGTTATCTGGCGGAAGATCAGACGATGTATGGCTGGATGACGGCGGTGGAATTGACTCATTTTCTGAATCCCTTTTATCCCGCGTGGAATCAATCGCTGGCGGATGATTATCTGGAGCGGTTTGATATTCCCCGGCATCAGCGGATTGAACGGCTTTCCAAAGGGCAGAACGTCAAGCTGGGACTGACGCTGGCGCTCGCGCATGAGCCGAATGTGGTGATTCTCGATGATCCCGCTCTCGGTCTGGATACGATTGCCCGCAAAGAATTTAACCGTGATCTGATTGAACATCTGCAGGCAGCGGGTCGCACGGTACTGTTCAGCTCACATCTGCTGGATGAAGTCGAAGCAGTGGCTGATGCTGTCGCAATTCTGGATGGAGGAAGAATCATTCGACAGTCTGCGACGGAAACACTGCGGTCCGAGGTCAAACGTTTTGTACTGAATTCAGTGGAAATCGCAGGAGTCACGCCTCCTCCCGGATTACTGGATGTCCGAGTGTGGGAGTCACAGTTCGTTGTGACCGTCGACGGAGCGGAACGGTTCGTGGAACAGCTGAATTCACTGGGTATCGAACATGAAATTGTGGAGTTGAGCCTGGATGAAATTTTTGAGTCGTTTGTGATTGGTCGTACGCAAGCCTGGCCTCAGGCGGGGATGCCCGTCGTTGTGTGA
- a CDS encoding GntR family transcriptional regulator codes for MHIRIERGSSTPISRQIMEQIRAHCLSGTLQPGDSLPSVRKLASRLGVNVNTVVRVYERLAAESLVEMRHGEGTFVLHQAAFSENRQQMAEQREQLEREFSAVVHQGLLLGLTAAELRKLLTTSIAESKRELKTEAATRQ; via the coding sequence ATGCATATCCGAATCGAACGTGGCTCTTCAACGCCGATCTCCCGGCAGATCATGGAGCAGATCCGGGCACATTGTCTGTCTGGAACGCTGCAACCGGGGGATAGTCTGCCTTCCGTGCGCAAGCTGGCATCGCGGCTGGGGGTGAATGTCAACACGGTGGTGCGTGTCTATGAGCGACTGGCTGCCGAGTCTTTGGTGGAAATGAGGCATGGGGAAGGCACTTTTGTATTACACCAGGCTGCCTTCTCCGAAAATCGACAGCAGATGGCGGAGCAACGGGAGCAACTGGAACGGGAATTTTCCGCAGTGGTTCACCAGGGGTTACTGCTCGGACTCACCGCGGCTGAACTCCGAAAGCTGTTGACGACCTCGATTGCAGAGTCGAAACGGGAATTAAAAACAGAAGCAGCAACGCGTCAATAA